Proteins from a genomic interval of Chitinophagales bacterium:
- a CDS encoding Rieske 2Fe-2S domain-containing protein: MDVEWIKIAGIPKDNKPFVAENSIAEISIDGKRLYLTYFKGSYYAGEQRCPHAGALLTQGWLNGDGDIVCPYHRFCFDLETGKNTDGEGFYVQTYPVEVRENGIFMGMPKKKWWQFW; this comes from the coding sequence ATGGATGTAGAATGGATCAAAATTGCAGGAATCCCGAAGGATAACAAGCCCTTTGTTGCAGAAAATAGCATTGCAGAAATAAGCATTGATGGCAAACGTTTGTATTTGACCTACTTCAAAGGCAGTTATTATGCAGGAGAGCAAAGATGTCCTCATGCGGGGGCATTGCTCACGCAAGGTTGGCTCAATGGGGATGGAGATATTGTGTGTCCTTACCACCGATTTTGTTTTGACTTGGAGACAGGTAAAAATACTGATGGAGAAGGTTTTTATGTGCAGACCTATCCTGTTGAAGTGCGAGAAAATGGGATTTTTATGGGGATGCCTAAAAAGAAGTGGTGGCAGTTTTGGTAG
- a CDS encoding ATP-binding protein produces MRFLLLLLFGLPSFCSTFGSEANFTFTYLKPTDKVISFADSLSVLYDHEGKYNIDEILQMPPSAFTKPDFEDENTFPLILWSSFQLQNKSSKTWNAYLDFCNNADSVWVYTFESGHIIDEDFTGAVLKPYAKELPSPKNYLFISLDKGKTKTYYCKIRFNKWIAPVHQTHVFIHPTKETLHIITERYTWHSFYAGIMLLFCLVSTFLFFIFRESIFLYFAMLMFSFGVYFPRMNDVVEVFLSHPLLNDFVLHKHIIISSIVLSLFLFITHFIDLKKRWTSYHTLFAIYTGLTVVCPHICRWLIADSLLAVQITNLTILIWSILGIIPIIRFSLKQYPQARILLISIAILFLGSIISLLGAMRILPDIWIVRYGIQIGLILFSGILFYALFDRITTIKSEKMHFEELDHLKSRFFANISHEFRTPLTLVMGPIQQVLDKQQNETDKNLLNVAHHNAQRLLQLINQLLDLSKLEAGKMELKAKPLNFVKLLKGITMSFESLAVRKNIQLHFINQGATSFLYLDKDKVEKIFYNLLSNAFKFTPEQGEITVAIAEQKNHLEISIKDNGIGISASRLPFIFNRFFQVDSSETREQEGTGIGLALVKELVQLHKGKIEVQSEEGEGTTFTLQFPKGKAHLKESDIDEAGSTSMEANVLTSIEILQDSNITLQPYSKDSNKKSKKLPIVLVIEDNPDVRAYIRQYLVASFQVLEAVNGQEGIDKALEHLPDLVISDVMMPKKNGYEVCRTLKTNERTSHIPVILLTAKAAQEEKLQGLETGADDYLVKPFDTKELEVRVRNLIELRHILRKRFSEAPTIEPEAIQTNSVDKAFLEKVCSIVEAHLGDEQFGAEVLASSVNMSRVHLNRKLKALTDETANKFIRSFRLQKAMKMLQQQEGNVSEVAFETGFGSTAYFVKCFREKYGQTPGTLLNE; encoded by the coding sequence ATGCGATTTTTACTCTTACTACTTTTTGGATTACCTTCTTTCTGTTCGACTTTTGGCTCAGAGGCAAACTTTACCTTCACCTACCTAAAACCTACAGATAAAGTTATTTCCTTTGCGGATTCGCTCTCTGTATTGTATGACCATGAAGGAAAATACAACATTGATGAAATCCTACAAATGCCCCCTTCGGCATTTACCAAGCCCGATTTTGAAGACGAAAATACCTTTCCCCTTATTCTATGGTCGTCCTTCCAACTACAAAATAAAAGCTCAAAAACGTGGAATGCCTATCTCGATTTTTGCAACAATGCGGATTCTGTCTGGGTTTACACATTTGAAAGTGGACACATCATCGATGAAGATTTTACAGGCGCAGTCTTAAAGCCTTATGCAAAAGAACTACCCTCCCCCAAAAACTACCTCTTCATCAGTTTGGACAAAGGCAAGACAAAAACCTATTACTGCAAAATACGCTTCAATAAATGGATAGCCCCCGTACACCAAACCCATGTTTTCATTCACCCTACAAAAGAAACCTTACACATCATCACAGAACGCTATACATGGCATTCTTTTTATGCAGGTATTATGTTGCTTTTTTGTCTGGTAAGCACCTTTCTATTTTTCATTTTTCGTGAAAGCATTTTTCTCTATTTTGCTATGTTGATGTTTTCGTTTGGAGTATATTTTCCTCGAATGAATGATGTAGTAGAAGTATTTTTAAGCCATCCTTTGCTGAATGACTTTGTTTTACACAAACACATCATTATTTCGAGCATTGTACTATCTCTATTTTTGTTCATTACTCATTTCATTGATTTAAAAAAACGTTGGACAAGCTACCACACTTTATTCGCTATCTATACGGGTCTAACTGTGGTCTGTCCTCACATTTGTAGATGGCTCATTGCGGACTCTCTTTTGGCTGTGCAAATCACAAACCTCACAATACTTATTTGGTCTATTTTAGGCATCATTCCCATTATTCGTTTCAGTTTGAAACAATATCCACAGGCACGTATTTTACTGATTTCCATAGCTATTCTCTTTTTGGGTAGTATCATCAGCCTCTTAGGAGCAATGAGAATACTACCAGATATATGGATTGTCAGGTATGGCATTCAAATCGGACTTATTTTGTTTTCAGGTATCTTATTCTATGCTTTGTTTGATAGAATCACCACTATCAAATCCGAGAAAATGCATTTTGAAGAACTTGACCATTTGAAATCTCGCTTTTTTGCCAATATCAGCCACGAATTCAGAACGCCACTTACTCTGGTCATGGGACCGATTCAGCAAGTACTTGACAAGCAACAAAATGAAACAGACAAAAACTTACTGAATGTAGCACACCACAATGCCCAACGCCTATTGCAGCTCATCAATCAACTCCTTGATTTGTCCAAATTAGAGGCAGGAAAGATGGAATTGAAGGCAAAACCCTTGAACTTTGTAAAATTATTGAAAGGAATCACCATGTCTTTTGAGTCTTTGGCCGTCCGAAAAAACATCCAACTTCATTTTATCAACCAAGGAGCAACATCCTTTTTATATTTGGACAAAGACAAGGTAGAAAAAATCTTTTACAACCTCTTATCCAATGCCTTCAAATTCACGCCAGAACAAGGAGAAATAACAGTAGCGATTGCAGAACAAAAAAATCATTTAGAAATCTCAATAAAAGACAATGGCATTGGTATTTCAGCTTCAAGATTGCCTTTTATTTTCAACCGTTTTTTTCAAGTAGATAGCTCCGAAACCCGTGAACAAGAAGGAACAGGAATTGGCTTGGCACTCGTCAAAGAATTGGTTCAATTGCACAAGGGTAAAATTGAAGTCCAAAGCGAAGAAGGCGAAGGAACTACTTTCACCCTTCAATTTCCCAAAGGAAAAGCCCACTTAAAAGAAAGTGATATAGATGAAGCTGGCTCTACTTCAATGGAAGCCAATGTTTTGACTTCCATTGAAATACTTCAAGACTCTAATATCACGCTTCAACCATATTCAAAAGACAGCAACAAAAAGTCAAAAAAATTGCCTATTGTATTGGTGATTGAAGACAATCCCGATGTCAGAGCCTACATTAGACAATACTTGGTGGCATCTTTTCAGGTTTTAGAAGCCGTCAATGGACAAGAGGGAATTGACAAAGCCTTAGAACATCTGCCCGATTTGGTCATCAGTGATGTGATGATGCCCAAAAAAAATGGCTACGAAGTGTGTCGCACCTTGAAAACCAATGAACGCACCAGTCACATTCCAGTGATTTTATTAACTGCAAAAGCTGCTCAGGAAGAAAAATTGCAGGGATTGGAAACAGGGGCAGACGATTATCTAGTCAAGCCATTTGACACCAAAGAACTCGAAGTAAGGGTTCGCAACCTAATAGAATTGCGACATATACTGCGAAAGCGTTTTTCGGAAGCTCCTACCATCGAACCAGAAGCCATACAAACCAACTCGGTCGATAAAGCATTCCTCGAAAAAGTATGTTCAATTGTTGAAGCCCATTTGGGCGATGAACAATTTGGGGCGGAAGTGCTTGCCTCCTCTGTCAACATGAGCCGAGTACACCTCAACCGCAAACTAAAAGCACTTACCGACGAAACTGCCAACAAATTTATTCGTTCTTTTCGCCTTCAAAAAGCAATGAAAATGCTCCAACAGCAAGAGGGTAATGTATCTGAGGTTGCCTTCGAAACAGGCTTTGGTAGTACCGCTTATTTTGTGAAATGTTTTAGAGAAAAATATGGACAAACACCTGGGACGCTTTTGAATGAATAG
- a CDS encoding acyl-CoA desaturase: protein MSGIKFDQQQDAGFYKTLNRRVNDYFKENQKSKHANAFMVFKSIFFISGMVILYGLFISDWFTFWQLIPIAALLGLFKALTGVNIGHDAIHGAYSTSKTMNGVLGRVFDFLGLNAYAWHITHNVVHHTYTNIPEHDFDIEVSPKLLRLSPQGPHAPQMRFQQYYAFFLYGLSALIRGYKQEYKNFFSRDFGDHITPPPPPKSEYFHLFFWRSFFYVVFLFLPIWLLSLPWWQVFGLFIVSMFIEGLFLGVIFQMAHIVEKVDFPAPDETGHLTHAWSVHQMLTTANFASHNWMANFLCGGLNTQVEHHLFPNICHIHYPNLVPIVAKTAAEFNLPYHQYPTFVAALKSHFVHLRELGKLDQEVEMEVEKEMKVA, encoded by the coding sequence ATGAGCGGAATCAAATTTGACCAGCAACAAGATGCAGGTTTTTACAAGACACTAAATAGAAGGGTAAACGATTATTTTAAAGAGAATCAAAAGAGTAAGCATGCAAACGCTTTCATGGTTTTCAAATCTATCTTTTTTATCAGCGGAATGGTCATCCTTTATGGCTTGTTCATTTCCGATTGGTTCACTTTTTGGCAGTTGATTCCAATTGCTGCATTACTTGGCTTGTTCAAAGCACTAACTGGGGTAAATATCGGTCACGATGCCATACATGGTGCTTATAGCACTTCCAAAACAATGAATGGTGTGTTGGGACGTGTGTTTGACTTTTTGGGACTGAATGCCTATGCTTGGCACATCACCCACAATGTCGTACACCACACTTACACCAACATTCCCGAACACGATTTTGATATTGAAGTCTCACCAAAACTATTGCGGCTTTCTCCTCAAGGGCCACATGCGCCTCAGATGCGTTTTCAGCAGTATTACGCCTTCTTTTTGTATGGCTTATCGGCTTTGATTCGCGGTTACAAACAGGAATACAAAAACTTCTTTAGTAGAGATTTTGGAGATCATATAACACCTCCACCGCCACCAAAATCTGAATATTTCCATCTTTTCTTTTGGCGTTCTTTCTTTTATGTGGTTTTCTTGTTCCTCCCTATATGGTTGCTGTCGTTACCTTGGTGGCAAGTATTTGGCTTGTTCATTGTTAGCATGTTTATAGAAGGTTTGTTTTTGGGAGTTATCTTTCAGATGGCACACATTGTCGAAAAAGTGGATTTTCCCGCACCAGACGAAACGGGGCATTTAACACACGCTTGGTCCGTTCATCAGATGCTTACAACTGCCAACTTTGCTTCACATAATTGGATGGCAAACTTCCTTTGTGGAGGGTTGAATACGCAAGTAGAACACCATCTGTTTCCTAATATTTGCCACATTCACTATCCAAATCTTGTACCGATTGTAGCAAAAACGGCTGCCGAATTCAATCTGCCTTACCATCAATATCCTACCTTTGTGGCCGCATTGAAGTCGCATTTTGTACACTTGAGAGAGTTGGGCAAATTAGACCAAGAGGTAGAAATGGAAGTCGAGAAAGAAATGAAAGTAGCATAA
- a CDS encoding FHA domain-containing protein: MTITLTWRELHTQKTNTQTFDLDATLTIGRSLNNTIVLNDKGVSRRHAFIHLENDVPLLIDSSTNGTWMHAQAIKQCELKRNMRFQIMSHSFTVVAIEAPAPSKPAAESKKPNAVKPAMDLAELIKKQPFIENLIDLMPDKETI; encoded by the coding sequence ATGACCATAACATTAACTTGGAGAGAACTCCATACGCAAAAAACCAATACACAAACTTTTGATTTAGATGCCACTTTGACCATTGGGCGCAGTTTAAACAACACTATTGTATTGAATGACAAAGGTGTTTCACGCCGACATGCTTTTATTCATTTAGAAAATGATGTCCCTTTATTGATAGATAGCAGTACAAACGGTACATGGATGCACGCACAGGCAATCAAACAGTGCGAATTGAAGCGAAACATGCGTTTTCAAATCATGTCACATAGCTTCACAGTAGTTGCCATTGAAGCACCTGCTCCTTCTAAACCTGCCGCAGAATCTAAAAAGCCCAATGCGGTTAAACCTGCAATGGATTTAGCAGAGCTGATTAAAAAACAACCCTTTATCGAAAATTTGATTGATTTAATGCCCGACAAAGAAACAATCTAA
- a CDS encoding PhzF family phenazine biosynthesis protein — MKIQMYQVDAFSNQLFGGNPAAICPLERWLDKATMQAIAAENNLSETAFFIPYGNGFDLKWFTPTTEVDLCGHATLAAAHVIFNHLNYPKSVISFNSNSGLLMVSKTDDMLTLNFPANPPKPSIVTAEIIEALGKKPIEVYESFYQMAVFESEEDVLQLKPDFVKLAKMNCMIVTAPSERADFVSRFFAPDKGINEDPVTGSAHTILTPFWAERLNRNPLHALQISERGGELWCELLENDRVAISGKAVTYFEGTINI, encoded by the coding sequence ATGAAAATTCAGATGTATCAAGTTGATGCTTTTAGCAATCAATTGTTTGGTGGAAATCCTGCTGCAATATGTCCTTTAGAACGATGGTTGGATAAGGCTACAATGCAGGCAATTGCCGCAGAAAATAACCTATCCGAAACCGCTTTTTTTATTCCTTATGGTAATGGTTTTGATTTGAAGTGGTTCACCCCTACAACAGAGGTGGACTTGTGTGGGCACGCTACTTTGGCGGCAGCTCATGTCATTTTCAACCATTTGAATTATCCTAAATCGGTTATTTCCTTCAATTCCAATAGTGGCTTGCTAATGGTTAGCAAAACGGACGATATGTTAACCCTCAATTTTCCTGCAAATCCTCCAAAACCCTCCATAGTTACGGCTGAAATCATTGAAGCCTTGGGTAAGAAACCCATTGAAGTCTATGAGTCCTTTTATCAAATGGCGGTCTTTGAATCAGAGGAAGATGTTCTACAATTGAAGCCAGATTTTGTGAAATTGGCAAAAATGAACTGCATGATTGTTACTGCTCCGAGTGAAAGGGCCGACTTTGTTTCCCGCTTTTTTGCGCCTGACAAGGGCATCAATGAAGACCCTGTCACAGGTTCAGCACATACCATTTTGACTCCTTTTTGGGCAGAACGCTTGAATAGAAATCCTCTCCATGCGCTGCAAATTTCGGAACGTGGCGGAGAATTGTGGTGTGAGTTGTTGGAAAATGATAGAGTGGCGATTAGTGGGAAGGCGGTGACTTATTTTGAGGGGACAATCAATATCTAA